In the genome of Xanthomonas translucens pv. cerealis, one region contains:
- a CDS encoding autotransporter assembly complex protein TamA, with translation MRSILRLSLLVSLLSLVGLAQASGTIEKVQIQGLDKDDDAAMIENIQVSLSLYQAIGKVQGESRLEYLLSQAERQTRQALEPFGYYTPTITVEAPRKDETLTVTVHVDKGEPVRVRTFHVGITGPAEDDRYLGDDLRNFRPKTGEVFDHTTYETSKVTITRRLAERGYFDADFTQRRVEVTRAEHAADIDLSWDSGRRYNMGAIRFHQDYFNQTLFDPLVYWDEGSYYHEGKLDRLRESLVKLDYFSTVDIQPKPEEADADGNVPVDVNLTRAKRSIYTSGISYGSESGAGVRLGVDRRYVNARGHKLSTQLDYAQKRKSLITSYRVPAFRWLDGWYTASLRAYDEQTDYIDLRNLKLTGSRSGEINEHWTAIASLNALRERWRYATDEVFDDALYQYSTLVYPQIEADYVGVDDKVFPRKGFSGNLSLRAGAKGLGSDASFTQAHMRLSWFQGLGDNSRLLLRGEAGSTWTNALVAMPPSLRFFAGGDNSIRGYAFREVGPRTAKPDRFALGAKHVLTGSAEYEHYFKGGPWGGAVFVDSGSAFDDTPDWHTGVGFGVRWRSPVGPVRVDIAHGLNDPDSQFQLYLNIGANL, from the coding sequence ATGCGATCGATCCTCCGCCTCTCCCTTCTCGTGTCCTTGCTGTCATTGGTCGGCCTTGCCCAGGCCAGCGGCACCATCGAAAAAGTCCAGATACAAGGCCTGGACAAGGACGACGACGCGGCGATGATCGAGAACATCCAGGTCTCGCTGTCGCTGTACCAGGCCATCGGCAAGGTGCAGGGCGAGTCGCGCCTGGAGTACCTGCTGAGCCAGGCCGAGCGGCAGACCCGGCAGGCGCTGGAGCCGTTTGGCTACTACACCCCGACCATCACCGTCGAAGCGCCGCGCAAGGACGAAACGCTCACCGTGACCGTGCACGTGGACAAGGGCGAGCCGGTGCGGGTGCGTACCTTCCACGTCGGCATCACCGGGCCGGCCGAGGACGATCGCTACCTGGGCGACGATCTGCGCAACTTCCGTCCCAAGACCGGCGAGGTCTTCGACCACACCACCTACGAAACCAGCAAGGTCACCATCACCCGGCGCCTGGCCGAGCGCGGCTACTTCGATGCCGATTTCACCCAGCGCCGGGTCGAGGTGACCCGCGCCGAGCATGCCGCCGACATCGACCTGAGCTGGGACAGCGGCCGCCGCTACAACATGGGCGCGATCCGCTTTCACCAGGACTATTTCAACCAGACGCTGTTCGATCCGCTGGTGTACTGGGACGAAGGCAGCTACTACCACGAAGGCAAGCTCGACCGGCTGCGCGAGTCGCTGGTCAAGCTCGACTATTTCAGCACCGTCGACATCCAGCCCAAGCCCGAAGAGGCCGACGCCGACGGCAACGTGCCGGTCGACGTGAACCTGACCCGCGCCAAGCGCAGCATCTACACCAGCGGCATCAGCTACGGCAGCGAGAGCGGCGCCGGCGTGCGCCTGGGCGTGGACCGGCGCTACGTCAACGCGCGCGGGCACAAGCTCAGCACCCAGCTGGACTACGCGCAGAAGCGCAAGAGCCTGATCACCAGCTACCGGGTGCCGGCGTTCCGCTGGCTCGACGGCTGGTACACCGCCTCGCTGCGCGCCTACGACGAGCAGACCGACTACATCGACCTGCGCAACCTCAAGCTCACCGGCAGCCGCAGCGGCGAGATCAACGAGCACTGGACCGCGATCGCCTCGCTCAATGCGTTGCGTGAGCGCTGGCGCTACGCCACCGACGAGGTGTTCGACGACGCGCTGTACCAGTACTCCACGCTGGTCTATCCGCAGATCGAAGCCGACTACGTGGGCGTGGACGACAAGGTATTCCCGCGCAAGGGCTTCAGCGGCAACCTCAGTCTGCGTGCCGGCGCCAAAGGGCTGGGCTCGGACGCCAGCTTCACCCAGGCGCACATGCGCCTGAGCTGGTTCCAGGGACTGGGCGACAACAGCCGCCTGCTCCTGCGCGGCGAAGCCGGCAGCACCTGGACCAACGCGCTGGTGGCGATGCCGCCGAGTCTGCGGTTCTTCGCCGGCGGCGACAACAGCATCCGCGGCTATGCGTTCCGCGAGGTCGGCCCGCGCACCGCCAAGCCGGACCGCTTCGCGCTCGGCGCCAAGCACGTGCTCACCGGCAGCGCCGAATACGAGCACTACTTCAAGGGCGGGCCGTGGGGCGGTGCGGTCTTCGTCGACAGCGGCAGCGCCTTCGACGATACCCCCGACTGGCATACCGGCGTTGGCTTCGGCGTGCGCTGGCGTTCGCCGGTGGGACCGGTGCGGGTGGACATCGCGCATGGCCTGAACGATCCGGACTCGCAGTTCCAGCTCTATCTCAACATCGGAGCCAACCTGTGA
- a CDS encoding transducer protein car: MRTNKAMPGGRRARVQAGTPDTRQLARAMDAWLERRPAVQSESSLGNGGMLLRYAADERAPLAPRNEAFFVSLPGLLVAALTVDPQLEALAGEPRTAERVAAQLSAPPVGMLTDIWQDADGCAFIERAGHLHVADAHGRWTPLRPLGMHNAPTLRMIGRQADGAVYVHDGRQLWRAHAAMASTPPIAQIPPGSLVRIDANGIPQELHDGCLTSHATDARKRRVELWRPRAAGPGFEPSPALPVDLLPLPSGFGEDALILDDKGRIYHANLSGSGCIQAQRLELPEGKQHQDGWVVTRMGLAVDNTVHLLLEHEQGNRVVLQRPRGQDVFSPAYLLDQPLLLIRAEGLHAPADSEVSEPVLLDGHARLGHIDGVLHYQAAPGQPWTRPTGDGGAPLTEVDLLQTSPFGFIDRRSVFALLEGKRRLVELKLDGRTTWLPANSTPSTPSGGPLAVVPDQVQVDTMHLADFDEPVQQLAVHVNQTLAVLSESNTLHLIAPGQPAHELKGLQHPMAIAIGLDGHLHVLDHVDDVGPQLKRHVADDTWHEVALILPSAEPPTSLRSTRTGQLQLRIGDRWHALLPSMTDADGTRQASRVAPEPAPEEPAADGTQSGTNAILNARQPTRISTRHHDAAVSTTLLGATSTDPLTARSTVSVFADTAKAQASSMARMLGDAAVATGRATARSVGIALPQTAQQVRLSRFRGDAQQVMNSATELFKELPDLAELRIAAAVGPVQPQHCAFSPAQRDQLLRMREAELGTLLRELRKIGIRERVIAPDLSALKDRSAAATASTASYRLAERWRSARTAVSTTAKRAGLRHSDDLLPALDRSLAALAAAADQPATLSAHEAELLLEVRKISGQLKAAGVCLPAIQPDPATGNGGAPHALRTACLLGSLVEYEALLRTDTVPSLQQAKERQKASALRGLSKLGLSSWQELEAFDDVVATFREQIATPGTARRLQLLKSLGLPADAAPDEMASRMTDLLQDLFNRSTFFSVASKAAELRGALGYPIWAQINPINVGAGGEAIHALGVERIGDSKDSDAGLVAFFVRHAKGNISATSSARIKLDPLVVSLPLYENKALGTKSSIGWGSSASLNLGGAYQHGVGAAVILSPSTIPEFARLLFDQHDPDTSKLLRAGVNEGAIGLDLFETNLNASTALSVLEAGVSDSRQYGAQKPGPDPAHPPAASAANGRSSISGNLSTGATLRAGMHWSEMELHLDHAWTDIIGLEFQGRADFSMEGSLGLSAGGQTSTAFGAVFRNLITALTNVGSLQLGGVRVACGDAQLPLGAALSDAPDGLLLGTASYKRTLDAKAASPITPANWQHMAELLRKTFPEGAAELDSLDYPSLPSERIAFLEHVIDRVQGKGARTIEAQGALEGAPLRLQSVQARDATRQAAGSLWHSRSGIKRAVVLQLLQELRQEESLAARHRARLIPGARVELNMFGRESLDKVVTHALGHSGLGSKMGDLAEVRRQITGLDEVLRRFKDIPYINQVRFVFEMRPQAMTVINDALAAKVQEQDADMLGISTTASGMDWRSVLDKARSAPDLYRLAAIAVHNTDANMVGHQVGLPLVNLSTNAGTSHQLFEAEIQFRYGLYDQLQGAEVLEAGGRALQQRLQLDGTQAIGRQAIARSSQFGPPSPRGKRPSDAAWSAMSPEQGDHARAQQLDPEQLPYSLHMSPRHDRSQSPELDPYGDGGTEAQTDRDRVLAEIQTWSPSPDRTRR; encoded by the coding sequence ATGCGCACCAACAAGGCCATGCCCGGCGGCCGACGCGCACGCGTGCAGGCCGGCACCCCCGACACCCGCCAGCTCGCGCGTGCGATGGATGCATGGCTGGAGCGTCGTCCAGCCGTCCAAAGCGAATCCAGCCTGGGCAATGGCGGCATGTTGCTGCGCTATGCCGCCGATGAACGCGCGCCGCTGGCACCACGCAACGAAGCGTTTTTCGTGTCCCTTCCTGGCCTGCTGGTCGCCGCGCTGACGGTGGATCCGCAACTCGAGGCGCTGGCCGGCGAACCGCGGACCGCCGAGCGAGTCGCCGCCCAGCTCTCGGCGCCGCCGGTCGGTATGCTGACCGACATCTGGCAGGACGCGGACGGCTGCGCCTTCATCGAACGCGCCGGCCATCTGCACGTGGCCGACGCGCATGGCCGCTGGACGCCTTTGCGTCCGCTCGGCATGCACAATGCGCCGACGCTGCGAATGATCGGCCGGCAAGCCGACGGTGCCGTTTACGTGCACGACGGCCGGCAGCTATGGCGCGCGCACGCGGCAATGGCATCGACGCCGCCGATTGCGCAGATCCCTCCTGGCAGCTTGGTGCGCATCGATGCCAACGGCATCCCGCAGGAGTTGCACGATGGCTGTCTGACATCGCATGCCACGGACGCGCGCAAGCGCAGAGTAGAACTGTGGCGACCCAGGGCCGCAGGCCCAGGATTCGAACCCAGCCCGGCGCTGCCGGTCGATCTGCTGCCGCTGCCCAGCGGGTTCGGTGAAGATGCGCTGATCCTGGATGACAAGGGGCGCATCTACCACGCCAATCTGAGCGGTAGCGGTTGCATCCAGGCACAGCGGCTGGAGTTGCCCGAAGGCAAGCAGCATCAGGACGGTTGGGTGGTCACCCGCATGGGACTGGCCGTCGACAACACCGTACATTTGCTGCTGGAACACGAACAAGGAAACCGTGTGGTGCTGCAGCGCCCGCGAGGGCAGGACGTCTTCTCCCCGGCGTACCTGCTCGACCAGCCGCTGCTGCTGATCCGCGCCGAAGGTCTGCACGCGCCGGCGGACAGCGAGGTCAGCGAGCCGGTCCTGCTCGATGGGCACGCGCGCCTGGGCCATATCGATGGCGTTCTGCACTATCAGGCTGCGCCCGGGCAACCGTGGACGCGGCCGACCGGGGACGGCGGCGCACCGTTGACCGAAGTGGATCTCCTGCAGACCAGTCCCTTCGGTTTCATAGACCGGCGTTCGGTCTTTGCATTACTGGAGGGGAAACGGCGACTGGTCGAACTGAAACTGGACGGGCGCACCACCTGGTTGCCCGCAAATTCCACACCCAGCACGCCGTCCGGCGGACCACTTGCGGTCGTTCCCGATCAGGTGCAGGTCGACACTATGCATCTGGCCGACTTCGATGAGCCCGTGCAGCAGCTGGCGGTGCACGTTAACCAGACATTGGCGGTTCTATCCGAATCAAATACCTTGCATCTCATCGCGCCGGGACAGCCGGCGCATGAACTGAAAGGGCTGCAGCATCCGATGGCGATCGCGATCGGACTGGATGGCCACCTGCACGTGCTCGACCACGTCGACGATGTCGGCCCACAGCTGAAGCGGCATGTGGCCGATGACACCTGGCACGAAGTGGCGTTGATCCTGCCATCGGCAGAGCCGCCGACATCGCTGCGCAGCACGCGGACCGGGCAGCTACAGCTGCGCATCGGCGACCGCTGGCATGCACTGCTGCCGTCGATGACGGACGCCGACGGCACCCGCCAAGCGTCGCGCGTGGCGCCCGAACCGGCACCGGAGGAACCCGCCGCCGACGGCACCCAGTCCGGGACCAACGCCATCTTGAATGCGCGGCAGCCCACCCGCATCAGCACACGGCATCACGATGCCGCCGTGAGCACTACCTTGCTGGGCGCCACTTCCACCGATCCGCTGACCGCACGCTCCACCGTGAGCGTGTTTGCCGACACGGCCAAGGCGCAGGCCAGCAGCATGGCCAGAATGCTGGGCGATGCGGCCGTGGCCACCGGTCGCGCCACGGCGCGGTCGGTGGGTATCGCGCTGCCACAAACCGCCCAGCAGGTGCGCCTGAGCCGGTTTCGTGGAGATGCCCAGCAGGTGATGAACAGTGCGACCGAACTGTTCAAGGAACTGCCGGACTTGGCCGAGTTGCGCATCGCCGCCGCGGTGGGGCCGGTGCAGCCGCAACACTGCGCATTCTCGCCAGCGCAGCGCGATCAGCTGCTGCGCATGCGCGAGGCCGAACTCGGCACCTTGCTGCGCGAGCTGCGCAAGATCGGCATCCGCGAGCGCGTGATTGCTCCCGACCTCTCTGCGTTGAAGGACCGCAGTGCAGCAGCGACGGCGTCCACCGCAAGCTATCGCCTCGCCGAACGCTGGCGCAGCGCGCGGACCGCCGTCTCCACCACGGCCAAGCGTGCCGGCCTGCGCCACAGCGACGACCTGCTGCCGGCCCTGGATCGCAGCCTGGCGGCACTGGCGGCGGCGGCGGACCAGCCCGCGACGCTGTCCGCGCATGAGGCAGAACTCTTGCTCGAAGTGCGCAAGATCAGCGGCCAGTTGAAGGCCGCCGGTGTCTGCCTGCCGGCGATTCAACCCGACCCGGCCACCGGCAACGGCGGTGCACCCCACGCGCTGCGTACCGCGTGCTTACTCGGCAGCCTGGTCGAGTACGAGGCGCTGCTGCGCACCGATACCGTACCGTCGCTGCAGCAAGCCAAGGAGCGACAGAAGGCGTCCGCGCTACGCGGCCTGTCCAAGCTAGGCCTGTCGTCCTGGCAGGAACTGGAAGCCTTCGACGATGTCGTGGCCACGTTCCGCGAACAAATCGCTACGCCGGGCACGGCGCGCCGGCTGCAATTGCTGAAGAGCCTGGGATTGCCAGCCGATGCGGCTCCTGACGAGATGGCCTCGCGCATGACCGACCTGCTGCAGGATCTGTTCAACCGCAGCACTTTCTTTTCTGTCGCTTCGAAAGCGGCGGAGTTGCGCGGCGCGTTGGGGTATCCGATCTGGGCCCAGATCAATCCGATCAACGTAGGCGCCGGCGGCGAAGCCATCCATGCCTTGGGGGTCGAACGCATCGGCGATTCGAAGGACAGCGACGCGGGACTGGTCGCATTCTTCGTTCGCCACGCCAAGGGCAACATCTCCGCTACCTCCAGCGCCAGGATCAAGCTCGATCCCCTGGTGGTGAGCCTGCCCCTCTACGAAAACAAAGCGTTGGGAACAAAATCGTCGATCGGCTGGGGCAGTTCCGCCAGCCTCAACCTGGGCGGCGCTTACCAGCATGGCGTGGGCGCGGCAGTCATTCTTTCTCCATCCACGATCCCCGAATTCGCCCGACTGCTGTTCGACCAGCATGACCCGGACACCAGCAAACTGTTGCGCGCTGGCGTGAACGAAGGCGCGATCGGCCTGGACTTGTTCGAGACCAACTTAAATGCCAGCACTGCGCTGAGCGTGCTGGAAGCGGGCGTCAGTGATAGCCGCCAGTATGGCGCGCAGAAGCCTGGCCCCGATCCTGCGCATCCGCCGGCGGCGAGCGCAGCCAATGGGCGCAGTTCCATCTCCGGGAACCTATCCACCGGCGCCACTTTGCGAGCGGGCATGCACTGGAGTGAAATGGAGTTGCATCTGGATCACGCATGGACCGATATCATCGGCCTCGAGTTTCAGGGACGCGCCGATTTCAGCATGGAGGGCAGTCTCGGCCTGAGCGCTGGCGGCCAAACGTCCACCGCATTCGGTGCCGTCTTCCGTAACCTCATCACTGCGTTAACCAATGTCGGCAGCCTGCAGCTGGGGGGCGTTCGCGTGGCGTGCGGCGATGCACAGCTACCGCTGGGCGCCGCATTGAGTGACGCGCCCGACGGGCTGTTGCTCGGCACCGCCAGCTACAAGCGCACGCTGGATGCCAAAGCGGCGAGTCCGATCACGCCTGCCAATTGGCAACACATGGCCGAGCTTCTGCGCAAGACGTTTCCCGAAGGCGCCGCCGAACTGGATTCGCTGGACTATCCCTCACTGCCCAGCGAACGCATCGCCTTTCTCGAACACGTGATCGACCGCGTCCAGGGCAAAGGTGCTCGCACCATCGAAGCACAAGGGGCGCTGGAGGGCGCGCCGTTGCGACTGCAGAGCGTGCAGGCCCGAGACGCCACGCGCCAGGCGGCCGGCTCGCTGTGGCATTCGCGCTCGGGAATCAAGCGTGCAGTCGTGTTGCAGCTGCTGCAGGAGCTGCGGCAGGAAGAATCGCTTGCCGCACGCCACCGCGCCCGGCTGATTCCAGGCGCACGCGTGGAACTGAACATGTTCGGGCGGGAATCGCTGGACAAGGTGGTGACCCATGCGCTCGGCCATTCGGGGCTGGGTTCGAAGATGGGCGACCTTGCCGAAGTGCGCCGGCAGATCACCGGCCTGGACGAAGTATTGCGCCGTTTCAAGGACATTCCCTACATCAACCAGGTTCGCTTCGTCTTCGAGATGAGGCCGCAAGCCATGACCGTCATCAACGACGCGCTTGCTGCCAAGGTGCAGGAACAGGACGCCGACATGCTGGGAATCTCAACCACTGCATCCGGCATGGACTGGCGCAGCGTACTCGACAAGGCCCGCAGCGCCCCGGACCTGTACCGCCTTGCCGCGATCGCCGTGCACAATACGGACGCCAACATGGTCGGTCACCAGGTAGGCTTGCCGCTTGTGAACCTGTCCACCAATGCCGGCACCTCACACCAGCTGTTCGAAGCGGAGATCCAGTTCCGTTATGGTCTCTATGACCAGCTGCAGGGCGCCGAAGTGCTGGAAGCGGGCGGTCGCGCCCTGCAGCAGCGCTTGCAGCTGGACGGTACCCAGGCGATCGGGCGCCAGGCCATCGCGCGGTCCTCGCAGTTCGGCCCGCCTTCTCCGCGCGGCAAGCGCCCGAGCGATGCCGCATGGAGCGCGATGTCGCCAGAACAGGGCGACCATGCGCGTGCGCAACAACTCGACCCGGAACAGCTGCCGTACTCGCTGCATATGTCGCCTCGGCACGACCGCAGTCAAAGCCCCGAGCTCGATCCCTATGGAGATGGCGGCACGGAGGCGCAGACCGATCGCGATCGGGTCCTGGCGGAAATCCAAACGTGGTCTCCCTCCCCGGACCGAACCAGGCGCTGA
- a CDS encoding DinB family protein, whose product MDALASLQLLARYNQWMNERLYAAAATLPEQAVAQARGAFFGSLLGTLNHLVVADTIWLQRFAKHPARYPALSAIAATPIPAALDALQATTLVALLTQRQTLDATIATWMAQVSAADLDITLHYRNTRGDAHRQRFGDVLLHFFNHQTHHRGQATTLLSQAGAEVGATDLLMLIAQMEVE is encoded by the coding sequence GTGGACGCTCTGGCATCACTGCAGTTGCTGGCGCGCTACAACCAGTGGATGAACGAGCGGCTGTATGCGGCCGCGGCGACGCTGCCGGAGCAGGCGGTCGCGCAGGCGCGCGGTGCTTTCTTCGGCTCGTTACTGGGCACGCTCAACCACTTGGTAGTGGCCGATACGATCTGGCTGCAACGTTTCGCCAAGCACCCGGCACGGTATCCGGCATTGAGCGCGATCGCCGCCACTCCGATTCCCGCCGCGCTAGATGCACTGCAGGCCACGACCCTGGTCGCGCTATTGACGCAGCGCCAGACGCTGGACGCCACCATCGCCACCTGGATGGCGCAGGTAAGCGCCGCGGACCTGGACATCACGCTGCACTACCGCAACACTCGCGGCGACGCCCATCGCCAGCGCTTCGGCGATGTGCTGCTGCATTTCTTCAATCACCAGACCCACCACCGCGGCCAGGCCACCACCCTGCTCAGCCAGGCCGGCGCGGAAGTGGGCGCGACCGATCTGCTGATGTTGATTGCGCAGATGGAAGTCGAATGA